From a single Maritimibacter sp. DP1N21-5 genomic region:
- a CDS encoding 3-hydroxyacyl-CoA dehydrogenase NAD-binding domain-containing protein, protein MTDVLDKITPDETTDAPKAPETRHWRREERDGILTLWLDCADTGTNVISEAVLLELDSLLDAAKQAQPRALVIRSAKPGGFGAGADIEGFADLRGDQAISKLEQGHAVLDKLAALPAPTVAVVHGTTLGGAFEVALACDHRIGVEGVKLGFPEIQLGLHPGLGGTFRLTSLIDPVEAMQLMLTGKTAHDRKARKLGILDALVPERHVDAAIEAAATGKLDHSGGGLRASALRTRAARAIAAARMRTESEKQAPRKHFPAPFALIDLWEDHGSDPVAMQKAEIASFAALLDSATAQNLIRVFFLRQRLKSAGRGDDGISHVHVIGAGAMGGEIAAWAALQGKQVTIEDLDLDALGKTICRAARVYEKKHLSGIEARDAMDRLMPDPDRLGRARADLVIESGPEKRGVKEEIYAELTTAMKPGAILATNTSSLPLGSLADAAPDPARFAGLHFFNPVSKMPLVEVVSHDLAAQGTLDQLAAFTTGLDRLPARVTDYPGFLVNRVLAPYMMEAILMLDEGQDKVVIDRAALAFGMPMGPVTLADQVGLDICLDVATSLREGLDVPVAETPDWLRKKVEDGETGKKAGKGLYDYDSETPPVEPESDPDQQVIDRLILPMCNAAVEVLRKRVAPDADTIDAAMIFGTGWAPFRGGPLHYARLRGDVPDVLRRLAEQHGPRFTPDPGWDHLG, encoded by the coding sequence ATGACCGACGTTCTGGACAAAATCACCCCCGACGAAACCACCGACGCGCCGAAGGCGCCGGAAACACGACACTGGCGGCGCGAGGAACGCGACGGAATCCTGACGCTCTGGCTCGACTGCGCGGATACCGGGACGAACGTCATTTCCGAGGCGGTGCTCCTCGAACTCGACAGCCTGCTCGACGCGGCCAAACAGGCCCAACCGCGAGCGCTCGTCATCAGGTCCGCCAAACCCGGCGGTTTCGGCGCGGGCGCGGATATCGAAGGTTTCGCCGACTTGCGGGGCGACCAAGCGATCTCCAAGCTGGAACAGGGCCATGCGGTTCTCGACAAGCTGGCCGCCCTCCCCGCGCCGACGGTCGCCGTCGTGCATGGCACGACGCTGGGCGGAGCCTTCGAGGTCGCGCTGGCCTGCGATCACAGGATCGGCGTGGAAGGGGTCAAGCTGGGCTTCCCCGAAATCCAGCTCGGCCTTCATCCCGGACTTGGGGGCACCTTCCGGCTTACCAGCCTCATCGATCCGGTCGAAGCGATGCAACTGATGCTCACCGGGAAAACTGCGCACGACCGCAAGGCAAGAAAGCTCGGCATCCTCGACGCCCTCGTGCCGGAACGTCATGTCGACGCCGCGATCGAGGCCGCCGCGACGGGCAAACTGGATCACAGCGGTGGCGGGCTGCGGGCCAGTGCGCTCCGCACCCGGGCGGCCCGGGCCATCGCCGCGGCCCGGATGCGCACGGAAAGCGAGAAACAGGCACCGCGCAAGCATTTCCCCGCGCCCTTCGCCCTCATCGACCTCTGGGAAGACCACGGCAGCGACCCGGTCGCGATGCAGAAGGCCGAAATCGCCTCCTTCGCGGCGCTCCTCGACAGCGCGACCGCGCAGAACCTCATCCGCGTCTTCTTTCTGCGCCAGCGGCTGAAGTCCGCAGGGCGTGGAGATGACGGTATCTCCCACGTCCACGTCATCGGCGCCGGAGCCATGGGCGGCGAAATCGCCGCCTGGGCTGCCCTTCAGGGCAAGCAGGTCACGATCGAGGATCTTGACCTCGACGCGCTCGGCAAGACGATTTGCCGGGCCGCCCGCGTCTACGAGAAGAAACACCTGAGCGGGATCGAGGCGCGCGATGCCATGGACCGGCTGATGCCCGACCCGGACCGCCTCGGACGTGCCCGCGCCGATCTCGTGATCGAATCGGGCCCCGAGAAGCGCGGGGTCAAGGAAGAGATCTATGCCGAGTTGACCACCGCGATGAAACCCGGCGCGATCCTCGCCACGAACACCTCGAGCCTGCCGCTCGGCTCGCTGGCAGACGCGGCCCCGGATCCCGCGCGTTTCGCGGGGCTGCATTTCTTCAATCCCGTCAGCAAGATGCCGTTGGTCGAAGTCGTGTCACACGATCTGGCCGCGCAGGGCACGCTCGACCAGCTCGCCGCCTTCACCACCGGGCTCGACCGGCTTCCTGCGCGGGTCACGGATTATCCCGGCTTTCTCGTCAACCGTGTGCTCGCGCCCTACATGATGGAGGCGATTCTGATGCTGGACGAAGGCCAGGACAAAGTGGTCATCGACCGGGCCGCTCTCGCGTTCGGCATGCCGATGGGCCCGGTCACGCTGGCGGACCAGGTCGGCCTCGATATCTGTCTCGACGTCGCAACGTCCCTGCGCGAAGGGCTCGACGTGCCGGTGGCCGAGACGCCGGACTGGCTGCGCAAGAAGGTCGAGGACGGAGAAACCGGCAAGAAGGCGGGCAAGGGTCTTTATGACTACGACAGCGAGACGCCCCCGGTGGAGCCCGAGAGCGACCCCGACCAGCAGGTGATCGACCGCCTGATCCTTCCCATGTGCAATGCCGCGGTCGAGGTGCTTCGCAAGCGCGTCGCGCCGGACGCGGACACCATAGATGCGGCGATGATCTTCGGCACCGGATGGGCGCCCTTCCGCGGCGGTCCTCTGCACTACGCGCGCCTGCGCGGTGATGTGCCGGACGTGCTGCGCCGACTGGCCGAGCAGCACGGCCCCCGTTTCACACCCGACCCCGGATGGGACCACCTTGGCTGA
- the coxB gene encoding cytochrome c oxidase subunit II yields MTVTAPERVARCRPTGRHIGILLLLSTLVGCGREQSTLNPSGQDAQSIATLFWVMLAGAVVLWLLVNGAFYYMSRVRPGEMNERYARHILIGGGIVLPVVVLTSLLVWGLSLLPDPRQPGDGLVVRVTGEQWWWRVEYWPDGAEAPIVSANELRLPVGQRTEIHLTADRVIHSFWVPALGGKMDMFPGRETMISLAPEKVGTFRGQCAEFCGASHAWMAFAAVVMEPGDFDDWLEAEATDAVPPATEAARRGATVFQEQGCGACHTVRGTDAVGQVGPDLTHVGGRESLGAGRLKVTREDISAWISHTEDLKPEVRMPSYDLAPDALEDLARYLEGLT; encoded by the coding sequence ATGACCGTGACTGCGCCTGAGCGGGTTGCCCGCTGCCGTCCGACCGGACGACACATCGGCATTCTCCTCCTGCTTTCGACACTCGTCGGTTGCGGGCGCGAACAGTCGACCCTGAACCCGAGCGGTCAGGACGCCCAATCCATCGCCACGCTCTTCTGGGTCATGTTGGCTGGCGCGGTCGTGCTTTGGCTGCTGGTGAACGGCGCCTTCTATTACATGTCCCGTGTCCGGCCCGGCGAAATGAACGAGCGTTACGCCCGGCATATCCTGATCGGTGGCGGTATTGTCCTGCCGGTGGTCGTGCTCACGTCACTTCTGGTCTGGGGTCTGAGCCTTTTGCCCGATCCCCGTCAGCCCGGCGACGGGCTGGTGGTGCGCGTTACCGGCGAGCAATGGTGGTGGCGTGTGGAGTACTGGCCGGACGGGGCCGAGGCGCCCATCGTCAGCGCGAACGAGCTGCGCCTGCCGGTCGGGCAGAGAACCGAGATCCACCTGACGGCGGATCGGGTCATCCATTCTTTCTGGGTGCCCGCACTGGGCGGAAAGATGGACATGTTTCCCGGGCGCGAGACCATGATCAGTCTTGCGCCCGAGAAGGTCGGCACCTTCCGGGGCCAATGTGCGGAGTTCTGCGGGGCGAGCCATGCCTGGATGGCCTTCGCCGCCGTGGTGATGGAGCCCGGCGATTTCGACGACTGGCTCGAGGCCGAGGCTACCGATGCCGTCCCGCCCGCCACCGAGGCCGCCCGCCGCGGTGCCACGGTATTTCAGGAGCAGGGCTGCGGCGCCTGTCACACGGTGCGCGGGACCGACGCCGTGGGTCAGGTGGGGCCGGACCTCACTCATGTGGGCGGGCGCGAGTCGCTCGGCGCCGGGCGGTTGAAGGTGACGCGCGAGGATATCTCCGCCTGGATCAGTCATACCGAAGACCTGAAGCCCGAGGTGAGAATGCCGAGTTACGATCTCGCACCCGATGCGCTTGAGGATCTGGCGCGTTATCTCGAGGGGCTCACATGA
- a CDS encoding acetyl-CoA C-acetyltransferase, whose amino-acid sequence MSRPVYLVDGARTPFLKARGKPGPFTPVDLAVQAGRPLLMRQPFARSAFDLVILGCVNVIQDEMNPARVAALRLGMGEQQVAFTVQINCGSGMQSIDTAYRYIREGSHEMILAGGTEALSHAPLVYSREATEWFGQMTRAKGPMDKARAFADIRPDFFSPVVGLERGLTDPITSLNMGQTAEVLAHRFGIDRVTADTYAVESHKRLATAQAEGRLKGEVLPVFDKDGQAHEQDDGVRPDSSVDKLAKLDPAFEKPFGKVTPGNASQITDGASWVILASETALKAHGLTPIARIVDSQWAALDPGIMGLGPVLASTPLAQRHDLTCDDIDLWEINEAFAAQVLACLAAWQDDDFCRDVLGYDAAFGRIDRDRLNVDGGAISLGHPVGTSGNRIVLHLANALKARGAKRGIATECIGGGLGGAMLLEAA is encoded by the coding sequence ATGAGCCGTCCTGTCTACCTCGTCGACGGCGCCCGCACGCCATTTCTCAAGGCGCGGGGCAAGCCCGGTCCCTTCACCCCGGTCGACCTCGCCGTTCAGGCCGGTCGTCCGCTCCTGATGCGCCAGCCCTTCGCGCGCTCGGCCTTCGACCTCGTCATTCTGGGCTGCGTGAACGTGATCCAGGACGAGATGAACCCGGCCCGCGTCGCCGCGCTCCGGCTTGGCATGGGCGAACAGCAGGTGGCCTTCACCGTTCAGATCAACTGCGGTTCGGGGATGCAGAGCATCGACACCGCCTATCGCTATATCCGCGAGGGCAGCCACGAGATGATCCTCGCCGGCGGGACCGAGGCGCTCAGTCACGCGCCGCTCGTCTACAGCCGCGAGGCGACCGAGTGGTTCGGGCAGATGACCCGCGCGAAGGGGCCGATGGACAAGGCGCGCGCCTTTGCCGACATCCGCCCCGATTTCTTCTCGCCCGTCGTCGGGCTGGAACGCGGGCTGACCGATCCGATCACCTCGCTCAACATGGGCCAGACCGCGGAGGTGCTCGCCCATCGCTTCGGGATCGACCGCGTGACCGCCGACACCTATGCGGTCGAAAGCCACAAACGCCTGGCCACCGCCCAGGCGGAAGGCCGGCTGAAGGGCGAGGTGCTGCCGGTCTTCGACAAGGATGGACAGGCGCACGAACAAGACGACGGCGTCCGGCCGGACAGCTCGGTCGACAAGCTCGCCAAGCTCGACCCCGCCTTCGAGAAACCCTTCGGCAAGGTGACGCCGGGCAATGCGAGCCAGATCACCGACGGCGCGTCCTGGGTCATCCTCGCGTCGGAAACCGCTCTCAAGGCGCATGGGCTGACGCCTATCGCACGGATCGTGGACAGCCAGTGGGCCGCTCTCGATCCCGGCATCATGGGGCTCGGGCCGGTGCTCGCCTCGACCCCTCTGGCGCAGCGGCACGACCTGACCTGTGACGACATCGACCTGTGGGAGATCAACGAAGCCTTCGCGGCGCAGGTGCTGGCCTGTCTCGCCGCCTGGCAAGACGACGATTTCTGTCGCGACGTGCTGGGCTATGACGCCGCCTTCGGACGGATCGACCGCGATCGGCTCAACGTGGACGGCGGCGCGATCAGCCTTGGCCATCCGGTGGGCACAAGCGGAAACCGCATCGTGCTTCATCTGGCCAACGCCCTGAAAGCCCGCGGGGCCAAACGCGGGATCGCAACGGAATGCATCGGCGGCGGTCTTGGCGGCGCGATGCTGCTGGAGGCCGCATGA
- a CDS encoding acyl-CoA dehydrogenase, whose translation MSFRKKYLTRPIYNWAKGVLPSLSETEAEAVNSGDVHFEAELFSGKPDWSMLRNMKAPTLTEEERAFVDGPCRAFCDMVDPWEIDHHTADLSPEAWDFLRREGFFGMIIPKEHGGLGFSAYAHSEVVRYIASHSLVAAVTVMVPNSLGPGELILQFGTDDQKKHWLPRLAKGQELPAFGLTSEDAGSDASAMTDDGVICKGRWNGEEVLGIRLNWAKRYITLAPVCTVLGLAFKLRDPDGLLGETEDIGITCALVPTDLPGVETGRRHLPSGTMFMNGPTTGKDVFIPLDHIIGGPDYAGRGWMMLMSALSAGRGISLPSLSAAATALAAHTTGAYARIRKQFNLPIGLFGGVQEPMARIASNAYAIDAGRRLTTAALDDGYKLAVISAIMKYHATDRMRDAINDAMDVHSGKAVIDGPLNYLQPTYRTIPIGITVEGANIVTRNLIIFGQGAIRAHPHLLDEMQALQEPDEKKSLDAFDKHFWAHVNHAVRTVLRAGWAAWTGLGDAPPDAGKVAPVYRRLSRWSAAFAVTADMAFLTLGGALKRKEMISARLGDALSEMYLIAAVLKRWEDEGRHEEDLPLVHHAAETGFARIGKALDETIANMPARWVGWLLRPILRPGAYARGPSDKVSEAVAMLIYEPGAARSRLVQGYHPPAPDSGLGRLDGAFRLVISAEPIAKRLRDAGKTPTEGREAGILSDAEYAQLQEVEAAIQRVVTVDDYSPEELEQVFPAMRRTGTWTEAAE comes from the coding sequence ATGTCATTTCGGAAAAAATACCTGACCCGCCCGATCTACAATTGGGCAAAGGGCGTGTTGCCAAGCCTGTCTGAGACCGAAGCAGAAGCTGTCAACTCCGGCGACGTCCATTTTGAAGCCGAGCTTTTCTCGGGCAAGCCCGACTGGTCGATGCTGCGCAACATGAAAGCGCCGACGTTGACCGAAGAGGAGCGCGCCTTCGTCGACGGTCCCTGCCGCGCCTTCTGCGACATGGTCGACCCGTGGGAGATCGACCATCACACCGCCGACCTGTCGCCCGAGGCTTGGGATTTCCTGCGCAGGGAAGGGTTTTTCGGGATGATCATCCCGAAGGAGCACGGCGGCCTGGGGTTCTCGGCCTATGCCCATTCCGAAGTGGTCCGTTACATCGCGAGCCATTCGCTCGTCGCCGCCGTCACGGTCATGGTTCCCAACTCGCTGGGTCCCGGTGAGTTGATCCTGCAATTCGGCACCGATGACCAGAAGAAGCACTGGCTCCCGCGCCTCGCCAAGGGTCAGGAGCTTCCCGCCTTCGGGCTGACCAGCGAGGACGCCGGGTCCGACGCCTCGGCGATGACGGACGACGGCGTGATCTGCAAGGGCCGCTGGAACGGCGAAGAGGTGCTGGGCATCCGTCTGAACTGGGCGAAACGCTATATCACGCTGGCGCCGGTCTGCACAGTGCTGGGCCTCGCGTTCAAGCTGCGCGATCCCGATGGTCTCTTGGGCGAGACCGAAGACATCGGCATCACCTGCGCCCTCGTGCCGACGGATCTTCCGGGCGTTGAAACCGGGCGACGGCACCTGCCGTCGGGCACCATGTTCATGAACGGACCGACCACCGGCAAGGACGTCTTCATCCCGCTCGACCACATCATCGGCGGCCCCGATTATGCCGGGCGCGGCTGGATGATGCTGATGAGCGCGCTTTCGGCCGGGCGCGGCATCTCGCTGCCCTCGCTCTCCGCTGCCGCGACCGCGCTGGCCGCCCATACGACCGGCGCCTATGCGCGGATCCGCAAGCAGTTCAACCTGCCCATCGGGCTGTTCGGCGGGGTGCAGGAACCGATGGCGCGCATCGCCTCGAACGCCTATGCCATCGACGCGGGCCGCAGGCTGACGACGGCCGCGCTGGACGACGGCTACAAGCTGGCCGTCATCTCGGCGATCATGAAGTATCACGCGACCGACCGGATGCGCGATGCGATCAACGACGCGATGGACGTGCACTCCGGCAAGGCGGTGATCGACGGTCCCCTGAACTATCTGCAGCCGACCTATCGGACCATCCCCATCGGGATTACCGTCGAGGGCGCGAATATCGTCACCCGCAACCTGATCATCTTCGGTCAGGGCGCGATCCGGGCCCATCCGCACCTTCTGGACGAGATGCAGGCGCTTCAGGAACCAGACGAGAAGAAATCGCTCGACGCCTTCGACAAGCACTTCTGGGCCCATGTGAACCATGCCGTGCGCACCGTACTTCGCGCGGGCTGGGCGGCCTGGACGGGGCTGGGCGACGCGCCCCCTGACGCGGGCAAGGTGGCCCCTGTCTACCGGCGGCTGTCGCGCTGGTCCGCGGCCTTCGCCGTAACCGCCGACATGGCCTTCCTCACTCTTGGCGGCGCGCTGAAACGGAAAGAGATGATCTCGGCCCGGCTTGGTGATGCCCTGTCCGAGATGTATCTGATCGCCGCCGTTCTGAAGCGGTGGGAGGACGAAGGACGGCACGAGGAGGACTTACCCCTGGTCCATCACGCCGCCGAGACCGGCTTCGCCCGGATCGGCAAGGCCCTGGACGAGACCATCGCCAACATGCCCGCCCGCTGGGTCGGCTGGCTCTTGCGTCCCATCCTGCGACCCGGCGCCTATGCCCGTGGTCCGTCTGACAAGGTCAGCGAAGCCGTGGCGATGCTGATCTATGAACCGGGCGCCGCACGGAGCCGACTGGTACAGGGCTATCACCCGCCCGCCCCCGACAGCGGGCTTGGACGGCTCGATGGGGCTTTCCGTCTGGTGATCTCGGCGGAGCCCATCGCCAAGCGGCTGCGCGACGCCGGCAAGACCCCGACCGAGGGCCGAGAGGCCGGCATCCTCTCGGACGCGGAGTATGCACAGCTTCAGGAGGTCGAGGCGGCCATTCAGCGCGTGGTCACCGTGGACGACTACTCGCCCGAGGAACTGGAGCAGGTGTTCCCCGCCATGCGACGGACGGGCACTTGGACGGAGGCTGCGGAATGA